A window of Accipiter gentilis chromosome 24, bAccGen1.1, whole genome shotgun sequence contains these coding sequences:
- the LOC126050297 gene encoding translation initiation factor IF-2-like, whose translation MKMIIHVLIVKFLSSCSSVFEVASVSSRNADKIYIGYFQLLWAHKMKRYSHHIRIVFSFGYLLLSCWTRCAVFLWHLLKAEKFHFYYNPKFRRHFLYPLMKYKRSFGPKNQTPAGFSPDVDLHARCQKRKPDVELEWETTFEEESGPFTAGPREHAHTSAPRKTAPAKRRASTSARSAALTPADPAAAVGREKLNPLAPSLLPQHSSPGPAAASRGCAVPAVPNSPFPPGLAPPASPAGLAAAAALSMPRPPQGQTPPDHRCLTCTCGPNSGPAGNGLEPQPGAR comes from the exons ATGAAGATGATAATACATGTTCTGATTGTCAAGTTTCTCAGCTCATGTTCAAGTGTTTTTGAGGTAGCATCTGTGAGTAGTAGAAACGCTGATAAAATATACATTGGTTATTTCCAATTACTTTGGGCACATAAAATGAAGAGATATTCTCATCATATCaggattgttttttcttttgggtaTTTGCTATTGTCTTGCTGGACCAGATGTGCAGTTTTCTTGTGGCACTTGCTGAAGGCTGAGAAG TTTCACTTCTACTACAACCCAAAGTTTAGAAGACATTTTCTGTATCCGCTCATGAAGTATAAGCGAAGCTTTGGTCCAAAAAATCAAACGCCAGCAGGATTTTCACCGGACGTGGATTTGCATGCACGctgccagaaaagaaaaccagatgtTGAGCTTGAGTGGGAAACCACTTTCGAGGAGGAAAGCGGTCCGTTCACAGCAGGTCCAAGGGAGCACGCGCACACCTCTGCACCCAGGAAGACCGCACCTGCCAAGCGACGTGCCTCTACATCTGCACGGAGCGCTGCTCTGACACCTGCAGACCCTGCGGCAGCGGTAGGCAGGGAGAAGCTCAACCCTCTGGCCCCCTCCCTTTTGCCGCAGCACAGCAGCCCCGGCCCTGCTGCCGCTTCACGGGGTTGCGCTGTGCCAGCCGTGCCCAACAGTCCCTTTccaccagggctggcacctcccgcctctccagctgggctggcagcagccgcTGCTCTGTCTATGCCAAGGCCACCTCAGGGCCAAACTCCACCAGACCACCGCTGCCTGACTTGCACTTGTGGTCCAAACAGCGGACCTGCAGGCAACGGCCTTGAACCCCAACCCGGGGCACGCTAG